ATGACGTTTGAAGCGTCGTTCGTCTCATCTACACGTTCGAAGACTGACACATAGACATGAAGCAACTTACGTCCACATTCCCCATTGTTTGCCTTGCCGCATGCATGGCCATCCCGGCGCCATCCTTCGCTGCGATCGATCTGCTTCCGAAGGAAGTGACGGTCGACGCGGAGGCGACGACCGTGCGGGTCGTCAACAATGGCGACCGGCCCGAATACGTGAGCATTTCGCTGTCGCGCCTGCTCAATCCCGGCGTGCCGCTGGAGGATGAGCGCCTCGAGCCGATCGGCGACGCGACACAACCGTCTCTCTACGCATTCCCGTTTCGCATGACCCTTGCACCGGGTCAAACGAAGATCCTGACGCTCAAGCCGTTGCGCGCGGTCGAGATGGAGACGGTATATCGGCTCGACGTCAAGCCGGTGGTCAAGATGCTCGGTACCGGACAGAAGAAGACGGCCGCCAGCGTGGTCGTCAATCTGGCCTTCAGCGGGCTGGTGCGTCAATTGCCGGCGAAGCCGCGCGAAGCGCTCTCCGTCACATGCGGTGCGGACGGCGCGCGTCTGCAGGCCACCGGCAACGTGCGTTATCACGTGAAGGGCGTCAAGGTAGACGGTCGCGATCTGGACGGCTTCAACGTGTATCCCGGTGTGCCGTTGCCTGTGAAAGGGCATGTCGTCGAGATTCCCGATCATCCGCCGTGCAACGGGGCGACGGGTCAATAAGGCCGTTGCGCGGAGTGCCTTCCGATTGCTGCATGCGTGAACGCATGACCTGAGCCACACACCTTGCCGTGTCGAGCGATACGCCGGACGCTTTGGATACCTGTCCGCCCCCGATCGTTCGACATCGTTGTTGCGATGTCACGAAGACCCGACGCGCGGCCATGACCGACCGTCCGTCGGGCATCGATGCGAAAAAGCATTCATCGACACATCACGAAAACCGGCGGCGTCACCAACACGCGCCGCCGGTTCCCACGCACTTCGCCGCTTAGTCCTTCAGCCGGCCGAAGTTGATCCCGACGAGCCGGACGCTGGTTGCCGCGCCGGTCGCGGTATTGCCGTTCAGCGAGCCGAAGTTGAGGCCGGCAAGCGCCCCGCGGAAATTGCCGGAGCCATCGGTGAATGCGACGCGGCTGCTGGTCGTCGACTGGTTCACCCAGCCGTAGTTGCTGCCGATCAGTCCGCCGAGCCTCGTGGTGCCGCTGCCGGACACATTGCCGCTCGACGAAGACGCGTTGACGGTGCCGCTGTTGTTGCCGACAAGCCCGCCCACGTTACTCGTGCCGGTGCCCTTGACCGACCCGGTGGCCCGGGACGATTCGATCAGGCCCGAAGCATGGCGACCGACGAGCCCGCCGATATCGCTGAGCATGTCGCCGTCGACGTCGCCCGACGCAGACGAGTGCAGAATGCTGCCGCGCTCGTTCAGGCCGACGAGTCCGCCGAGCTGGCTGCCGACGCCTGCCGAAACCGCGCCGCTTGCCTTCGATTGCGCGATGATGCCCGTGTTGACGCCGACGAGCCCGCCGGCCATGCTCGCGAGCCCGGCGGCGACCTTGCCGGCGGCTTCGGACGCGTTGATGTAGCCCGCGTTGACGCCGGCCAGCCCGCCTGCCTTGCTCGACTTGCCTGCCCGCACGTTGCCGAACGCACGCGCTGCGTCGATGCTGCCGTTGTTGACGCCGACCAGCCCGCCGGCCGTGCTGTCATCGCTGGCGGTCACCGTGCCGTGCGCGTCCGACGTCTCGACAAGGCCTTCGTTCAGCCCGACGAGCCCGCCGAGCGTGCCGATGCCGTCCACCGTCACGTTGCCGTGCGCGACCGATCCGCGGATATCCGCTTGCGCGCCGTTGACGCCGACGAGACCGCCCGCGCGGCTCGATGCGGCCGCCATCACGGCACCGTTCGCTCGCGAGTCCTGAATCTGGCCGTCGTTCGCGCCGACGAGGCCGCCGACGTTGCTGGATGCGCCGGCCTTGACGTCGCCGTCGGCCATGGAGGCAAGGATGTCGCCGTTGTTCTTTCCGACGAGGCCGCCTGCGATGCCGGCGTCGCCAACCGTCACCGCGCCGGTCGCACGCGACGCGTCGATCATGCCGTCGTTCGCGCCGACCAGGCCGCCGGCCACGGCATTGGCGCCCGCCGTCACGATTGCCGACGACGACGAACGCTCGATGGTCGCGCCGCGTTCGTTGACGCCGACGAGGCCGCCGATCATCGCGGCGTTGCCCGTCGCGACGACGCTGCCGGCGCTCGACGAATCCGCGATGACGCCCGCGTTGTAGCCGACGAGGCCGCCGGTGGCGGCATCGCGTGCCGCCGTCACGCGGACGTTCGCATGGCTGTTGCTGATCCGGGCGGCAGCGCCGCCATGAAGCGTGACGTTTTCGCCGACCAGGCCGCCGAGATAGGCCGTCTCATGATCGCCGTCGACGCGCCCGGACACGCTCGCGCCGTCGATCGTGCCGCTCAGGTTCGAGCCGACGAGGCCGCCGGCGGAGGCGCCGTAACCCTTGGCCGTGACGACGACGTCGCTCGCCTTCACGTTGGAAATGGTGCCGAAGTTATAGCCGGCCAGCGCGCCGACGGAGACCGGCGAGCCGTATTGCGTCGATCCGGTCGCCGTGATGCTCTGCAGCGCGAGGTTCGCGATGCGGCCCGCGTTGACGCCGAACAGGCCGACAACCGCCTTGCCGGGGTTCGTTACCTTCAATCGGCTCACGGTGTTGCCGAGGCCGTCGAATACGCCGGTAAACGAATGATCGCCGCCGATGCTGCGGAAGTTCGCGCCGTTGCCGTCGAGCGCGTTGCCGAGCACGTAGCGGCCGTTCAGGTTCGCATCGACGTTGCGCAGGTCGTCAACGGTGTGCAGCACCGTGTAGTCCTCGCCGTTCGAGCGGTACGACGCGTGCTTGCCCGACAGCGTGACGACCGCCTTGTCGTTCGTGAGCGTATGGCCCTTCGCCGAATTCAGTTCGAGGTGGGCGTTGTCGCCGGTGAGCTTGACGGCGTCGTTCACGCGGATTTTTTCCGCTGCATTGACGACGAGATTCGCGTTCGCGCCGGTTGCCTGCAGCGTCTTCTGCAGATCGACGTTGCCCTTGCGCGCGGTCAGCGTCAGCGCGTTGTCGCTCGTCCACGATACGGGGCCGCCAACCGTCAGGTCGCCCTGCGTGTTCACGAGTTCGACGTTCGTCGTGCCGAGGTTGCGCGACAGCGTGTCGGCGTCGATCGAGCGACCAGCGGCGTCCGTGCCGTTCACGCCCGCGTTCGCCGCCTCGATCGTCCATTTGCCGGCCGCGTTGCCGGCGCGCGTGTCGACCTGCGCATCGTGTGCGACGTCGACGCGTTCGCCGCGCGTCACGACCGTGCCGGCCGGTGCACCGGCTTCGGCCGCGCTCGCGTCGAGCTTGCCGGCGACCTTGACGGTGCCGCCGTCGAGCGTGATCCTGCCGCCGCGGCTTGCCAGCCCCTTCGCCTCGATCGTGCCGGTGTTGTTGACGACCGCGCCGAGCAGGTTGCCGGCCGCGCGCGCGGTCATCAGCACCTCGCCGCCGTCGGCCTTCAGCAGGCCGCCGTTGTGCGCCTGCGCATCAACGGCGCCGCCTTCGACCTGCAGGTTCAGCAGCCCGTTGCCGTCGAAGTTGACGTTGAACGTGTTGCCCGCGCCGAGTGCGACGCGGCCGAGCTTCGCGTGGATCACGCCGTTGTTCGACACGCGCGCGCCGAGCAGCGCGACGCTGCCGCCGTCCGCGGCGGTGATCGTGCCGTCGTTGACGATCGACGCGGCCGACGTGCCCGAGAAGCGATAGCGGCCGGCGAGGAAGTCGGCGTCGGTGAGATTCTGGGTCGATGCGACGAGGCCGCCGACGTTGATCTGTGCGCCGGCGCCGAACATCACGCCGTTCGGGTTGACGAGGAACACCTTGCCGTTCGCTTCGATCTGGCCGTCGATGCGGCTGCCGTTGTTGCCGATCACGCGGTTGAGCGCGACCGATTGGCTACCGGGCTGACGGAACGACACGCGCTCGCCGCCGCCGATGCTGAAATCCTGCCAGTTGGTGACGAGCTTGTCGGTGTGCTGGTTGATGTTCATCGAGCGGCCGTCGTCGGTGCGGACGATGTCGGCCTTGCCGGCGGTGATCGCTTCGCCGGTGGGCAGCGCGAAGGCGGGCAGCGCGGCGAGGCCGAGCAGCGACACGGCGGCGGCGGCGACGCGCTTGCCGCCGCTCGATTTGCCGCGGCGGCGCGCGGTTTCCCCGACCGCGTTCCAGCAGCGCTGGGTCGGGTTCCAGACCAGTGCGTAGGTCTTGTTCATGGTTCTTGTTTCCTCGTGACGAGAACAGGTGGATGAAATTCAGTTGCTCGGTATACCTAATCAAGCAATTGAAGGAGAGGCGAAATGGATCCGCTTTCCCCGCATCGCGGATGGCGTGTGCCATCCATGCGGCAAACGGCTCGAGCCGTTTCCGGATCGGACTGTTCGCCGCCGGCCGCCCGGAAATGTCGGGTGGCCTCCAACGGGAAGCGCGCCGGGCGTGCATGTGCCGATCGCGGCAGCGATCGGGACGACGATCGGGGCGCGCTTCCGTGAGCGTTAGAAATCGGTCTTCGGGCCGGATTGCGCGTTGCCCGTGCCGGTCACGGCGACCAATTGGCCGACGTTCACTCCGACGGTGGCGCTGGCGAGGCTGTCGCTGCCGGCTCGAACGCTGCCGGTCGCGGACGCGTTCGCGAGCTTGCCCCAGTTGAATCCGACAAGACCACCGGCGAAGCTCCAGTTGCCGGCTTGAACGTTGCCCGTCGCGGTTGCGCCGTCGATCGTGCCCAGGTTGAACCCGACCAGGCCGCCAGCATGGCTGTCGTTGCCGGCCGTCACGTTGCCGTTCGCGCGCGAGGCCCGGATTTCGCCGGTGTTGTACGCGACGAGCCCGCCGACCGCGCTGTCGTTGCCGGCCACGACGTTTCCGCTCGCCGACGCCCCGTCGATCTTGCCGGTGTTGACGCCCGCGAGGCCGCCCGCGTTGCCGACATCGCCGAGCGTCACGTCGCCGCTGGCCCGCGATGCGGTGACGGTGCCGGCGTTGAGGCCGACGAGCCCGCCTGCCACCGCATTCCGGCCCGCCGTCACGGTGGCGGACGACGAGGACGAGGAAGACTTGATGACGCCGCTGCCCAGGTTGAGACCGGCCAGCCCGCCGATCATCGCCGCATCGCCCGTCGCGGTGACGCGACCCGCGCTCGACGATGCTTCGACGAGGCCGCCGTTGACGCCGACCAGCCCACCCGCCGCGCCTTGCCCGGCGGTGGCGACGCGCACGTCCGCGTGGCTGTCGCGGATCGTCGCGCGGGTGCGGGACTTGCCTTCCGGCGTGATGTTCTCGCCGGCGAGACCGCCGATCGCGGTCGTATCGCGATCGCCTTCGACTTGCCCGCTGACGGTCGCGCGATCGATCGTGCCACCGAGGTTGGAGCCGACCAGGCCGCCGACGGTCACGCTGCCGCGTCCCTTGACGTCGACGTCCTTCGCGACGACGTTCTCGATCGTGCCGGTGTTGTAGCCGACCAGCGCACCGACCGCGCCGTTGCGCGAACCCGACGACGTCGCCGTGATGCCCTGCAGGATGAGGTTCGCGATGCGGCCGCCGTTCGACGCGAACAGGCCGACGCCCCGCTCCGTGTTCGAAACCGACAGCTTGGCGATCGTGTTGCCGAGGCCGTCGAACTTGCCGGTGAACGTTTCCTTGCCGCCGATGCTGCGGAAGTTCGCGCCGTTGCCGTCGACCGCGTTGCCGAGCACGTAGCGGCCGTTCAGGTTCGCGTCGACGTTACGCAGGTCGTCGACCGTGTGCAGCACCGTGTAGTTCTCGCCGTTCGAGCGATACGACGCGTGCTTGCCCGACAGCGTCACGATGGCCTTGTCGTTCGCCAGCACATGGCCGTTGGCCGAATTCAGTTCGAGGTGGGCGTTGCTGCCGGTCAGCTTCAGCGCGTCGTTCACGCGAATCCTGTCGGCCGCGTTGATCACGAGGCCGGCTTTCGCGCCGGTCGCCGACAAGGCTTGCCGCAGATCGACGTTCGCCTTTTTCGACGTCAGCGTCAGCGTGTTGTCGCTGGTCCATGACACGGGGCTGCCGACGGTCAGGTCGCCCTGCGTGTTCGCGAGCTCGACGCTCGTCGTGCCGAGGTTGCGCGCCAGCGTATCGGCGTCGATCGAGCGGCCGGCAACATCGCCACCGTTCACGCCGGCGTTCGCCGCCTCGATCGTCCATTTGCCGGCTGCGTTGCCGGCGCGCGTGTCGACCTGCGCGTCACGCGCGACCTGCACGCGCTCGCCTCGGGTCGTGACGGAGCCGGCCGGCGCACCGGCTTGCGCCGCGCTCGCGTCGAGCTTGCCGGCGACCTGAACCGTGCCGCCGTCGAGCGTGATCCTGCCGCCGCGGTTTGCCAGGCCTCTGGCCTCGATCGTGCCGGAGTTGTTGACGACCGCGCCGAGCAGGTTGCCGGCCGCGCGCGCGGTCATCAGCACCTCGCCGCCGTCGGCCTTCAGCAGGCCGTGGTTATAGACCTGCGCGTTGACGGCGCCTTCGTCGACCTGCAGGCTGAGCAGGCCGTTGCCGTCGAAGTTGACGCTGAATGTGTTGCCCGCGCCGAGCGCGACGCGGCCGAGCTTCGCCTGGACCACACCGGTATTGATGACGGTCGCGCCGAGCAATGCGATGCCGCCGCCGTCCGCGGCGGTGAGGTTGCCCTGGTTGATGATCGCTGCCGCGGACGTGCCCGAGAAGCGATAGTTGCCGGCGAGGAAGTCGGCGTCCGAAATGTTGCGCGTGGACGCGACGAGGCCGCCGACGTTGATCTGCGCGCCGGGGCCGAACATCACGCCGTTCGGGTTGACGATGAACACCTTGCCGTTGGCATCGATCGGACCGTCGATGTTGCTGACGTTGTTGCTGATCACGCGGTTCAGCGCGACCGAGTTGCTGTTCGGCTGAAGAAACGCCACGCGCTCGCCGCGGTCGACGCTGAAATCGCGCCAGTTGGTGATGAGCTTGTCGGTCTTCTGGTTGATGACCATCGTGTGGCCGTCGTCGTAGCGGAGGATGTCCGCCTTGCCGGCCGTGATCTTTTCGCCGCCGGGCAGTGCGAACGCGGGCAGCGCGGCAAGGCCGAGCAGCGAGACGACTACCGTGGCGACGCGCTTGCCGCCGCTCGATTTGCCGCGGCGGCGCGCGGTTTCCCCGACCGCGCTCCAGCACGCCTGGGCCTGGTTCCAGACCAGTGCGTAGGTCTTGTTCATGATTGTGCGTTCCTCGTATCGAATACGGGTGGTTGAAGAAGGCCGCTGCGTATGCGTGATGAAGCGGCCGAAAGGGAAGCGGGATGCCTGCCTGCTTCCTGTACTGCGAATGACGCCGGGCGTCCGGGCCGCCCTGCGGTTCAGAAATACTGAGCGGCCTGCAGCCATACGCTCGGCGAGCGCGTGACCGTGACGACCTTTTCCGTGTTGCCCAGCGGCAACGCGGCCGTCACGCTGACCTGGCGCCCGGTGCCGAACCAGGTCGTGCCGATGCCGATCGACGACAGTTGCACGCCGTTGCGCTCCCGTGTCCACGGCTGTTTGTTGAACTGCACGTGCCCGGTATCGATGAACGTGCTGATCTGCCAGCCAGGCGTGGCGAGATAGCGCAGTTCGGCGCTTGCCAGCCAGCCGTTGTCGCCGCTGCCCGCGCCGAGCGCGTAGCCGCGCACGCCGTAAGGGCCGCCGAGGCTGAATTTTTCGGACGCGTCGAGATTGCGCGACGAAAGCTGCGCGCTGAACTGCGTGAAGAACTGCATCCGGGCGCCGAGCGTCTGCAGTCGTAACGCGCTGACGTTGAGCGTCGTGAATCGGCCGTGCGTTTTCGCGAACCGGTTCGCTTCCAGCGGATCGTTGCCGCTCATGCGACCGTTGCCGACGCTGACCGAAAAGCCGCTGCGCCCGCCGCCGAGGAGGGTGTCCTCGCTGTTGCCGCTGATGCCGATCGACCAGAGGTCGACGCGCTTGTCGCTGACGATGTCGAAGGCGCCGTAATCGTCGCGCAGATGCTTGTTGTCGTAGGCCAGGCGGACGTCGATGCTCGCGCGGCGGCTGCGCACCAGCGGCTGCGTGACGAACACGCTGCGCACGTTTGCGTCGCCGCGAAAGCCGAGTTCCCGGAATTCGCCGCCGAGCCGGTAATTCATGTCGGAGTATGCGATGCCGATGCGCGTCGACGCCGGCCCAACGGGGACTTGATACGCGGTGCGGTAATAGCGCTGGTTCTTGTTGCTGATGAGCCCACGCAGCGAGAACCGGTCGCCGAGCCGCAGCGGCGTGTTGACGTCGATGCTGCCGGTGGCGCGGTAGCGCCCGGTGAGCGGATCGCCGAAGTTGTCCAGGTCGATCGAGCCGGTGGCGAACGGCCCGCGCTCGGCATCGATCACGAGATCGGTGGTGCCGGGCTCCGCGCCTGCGCGCAACGTGCCTTTCGCGTTGACGCCGGGTATCTCGTCGAGCAGCATCAGGCTGCGCTCGAGCGGCGCGCCGCGTACCGCATCGCCAGGCTCGAGCACCGCGAGCGGCTGGCGCAGCGCGCGGTCGAGCACGCGTGTGCGGTTGTGCAGCTCGACTTTCCCGTAGCGGCCTTCGGTGACGGCGATACGGACCACGCCGCTGTCGATGTCCTGTTGCGGGAGATAGGCACGCGCGAGCACGTAGCCGCGCTCGCGGTAATAGGCCGTGATCCGGTTGGCGGCTTGCTGAAGCTCGCCGAAGCTCAGGTCGCGGCCGACGAGATCGGCCAGGACCGGCTTCAGTTGCGCGGCGGTGAAGACCGTGTTGCCTTCGAGGTTGAACGCGTGGACGGTGACGTGGGGGCCGGTGTCGCGATCGGTTTCCTGCGGGGTCTCCGTTCGCGGAAGGTCGATGTCGGGCCGTGTCGCGGCCGGCAGCGACGGGCGGACGGTTTCGACGTCGCGTAACGATTGGCCCGCGCTGGGCACGTGCGTTTGCGCACGGACGAGCGCCGGAAGCAGGAGCAGGGCGGCGATGCCGAGCGCGTATCGCGTGTTCTGGCCGGATCCGGACACATTTCGAATTCCTTTGCATTTGAAGGTGGCGTTCACGCTCGGCGTGGACCACGAGCTGACCAGGTATTCGACGGTTTCATGAGTCGGGCGAGAACGCCTGGGCTTCCTGATACGGTAAATGAAGCGAATGTCCACGCGGTCTTTCCTTGTTCCTTGAGCAGCTTCCTGCTTTGTCAGATCGATGTATCGAGAGCCGTCGGATATTAGGGGCGATCTCAGGCGATTGATATTGAACAAGTACGAGAGACATATCGCGTTCCATTTGTCTTGTCGGATTTTTTGAAGCCGTCGGAAATGCTCGTGATTTCCCGGCGTGGGACCGCTCGATGGACGGCTCGTCCCGGACGCGTCGTGCGAGTCAGGGATCTTGCCTTTTTCCCATGGCGCGATCGACGGCGCGCGTTTGATCCGGTTTTTGGCAGGTGTGCAAAGCAGGGGCTTGACCGAGATGAATTCTTCGGGCTGGCGACATGTTGAGAAATGCATCGCGCCAATATAGGACGAGTACTAGAGCATTGAATATTGTTTTGGAAGTCGTCCGATTTGATCTGCATGATTGCGATGGCACCATTAAAACCATCACGAATTTTCCCGTGACGTTTGCGTGAAAGGTGTCGCAATTGGTGGTTTTCAAGCGTCTTGATGTACGTCGTTGAGACGATCGATTTGACACATGGTGACATTCGTGTCGATCGCATTCGTCAGTATTTTCGTAATCCTGAAAAGTCGCTTTGACAGATCCGAATGAGATTCGCGATGGTGCGGTCACGTCCAATGAAACGGTACGCGTCTGTCTCCGCCTTGTCCGGTTCAGTAGAAATTCAATGAGGTGTTATGCGTTTGCTCGACTCCGCGCGGCACGATCCGATCTTCAGGAAAACGATTTTCCGCGGGACCCTGCTGGATGTTTGCCTGCTTGTCGTCGCCGCCGTCGTGGCCAGGTCGTGGATCGGCGAGTGGTCGCCCGCGACGCTCGACTACTTGATGGTCGCGATCTCGGTCCCGCTCGCATGGATCGTGTTCTCCGTGGCCGGCCCCCACGTGGATCGTGTGGGTGGCGCGCGCTGGCGTGCCGCCGGTATGGCGCTTGCCGGTCCGGCGATTGTCGTCGGGACGGGGTTCGCCACGGCATTCGCGCTCGACGGCCGCTACTGGCCCGTTCCGGGCTGGGTCGTCGTCTGGTTCGCGCTGTCGGCGGCGGGGCTCGCCGCGCTGCGGGCCCTGAGGGGCATGTGGACGCGGTGGCGCGGCCGGGCGGCGAAACGGCACGCGACGCGCGAGGCCGTCGGCATCGTCGGGCACGGCGCGCTCTACGACGCGCTGGCGAAGCGCGGCCCGGATGCGTCGCGTCGTGTCGAGGCGGTCTTCGACACGTCCGGCCTGCCTGCGACGAGCATGGAAGGCGTGCGGTCGCGTCGCAGTCTGGCGCGTTTCGTCAAGCGTGTGCGCCGCGAGGGCGTCGGCGAAATCTGGATCGTGCTCCCGCTGTCGGATGCGGACCGCATCGGCGAGCTGGTTCGCGTATTCCGCAACGAACTCGTCGACATCCGGTTCGTGCCGGAACTGACCGGCATGGCGCCGTTCGAGACACGGCCGGCCAGTATCGCCGACATGCCGGCGCTCGATCTCGTGGCGTCGCCGCTGTCGATGCGGGCGCGTATCGGCAAGGCGCTGTTCGACCGCGTCTTCGCGTGCGTCGCGCTGATCGCGATCGCGCCGGCGCTGGCGGCGATCGCCGTCGCCGTCAAGTTGTCGTCGCCCGGGCCGGTGCTGTTCCGGCAGCGGCGGATGGGGGCCTATGGCCGGATCTTTTCGATCTACAAGTTCCGGACGATGCACGTGCATCACGCGGCCACGCCCGGCGAGGTTCGCCAGGCGACGCGCGGCGATCCGCGCGTCACGCGCATCGGCGCGCTGCTGCGGCGCACGAGCCTCGACGAACTGCCGCAGTTCTTCAACGTGCTGAAGGGCGACATGTCGGTGGTCGGCCCACGCCCGCATGCGGTCGAGCACGACAACGCCTATCGCGATCTCGTGGACGGCTACATCCACCGGTATCGCGTGAAGCCCGGCATCACCGGATGGGCGCAGGTCAACGGTCTGCGCGGCGAAACGGATCGCGTGGAGAAGATGCGCAAGCGCGTCGAGCACGATCTCTATTACCTGAACAACTGGTCATTTTCGATGGACTTGCGGATCGTGGCGGCAACGATCCGGTATGGATTCACGCATCGCAACGCCTATTGAGCGACGCATCGACGCGCGCAGACTGGATACGGATATGGAAACTGGAAATGGGGCGCGCCCATGGGCGCAACGCTTGCGACCGGCGCTGACGGTCTTGCCCGCGATACTGCTGCTGTCCGCTTGCGCGGTCGAGCCGGGCATGCACATGGATCTCGCGAA
This is a stretch of genomic DNA from Burkholderia cenocepacia. It encodes these proteins:
- a CDS encoding ShlB/FhaC/HecB family hemolysin secretion/activation protein is translated as MHFSTCRQPEEFISVKPLLCTPAKNRIKRAPSIAPWEKGKIPDSHDASGTSRPSSGPTPGNHEHFRRLQKIRQDKWNAICLSYLFNINRLRSPLISDGSRYIDLTKQEAAQGTRKDRVDIRFIYRIRKPRRSRPTHETVEYLVSSWSTPSVNATFKCKGIRNVSGSGQNTRYALGIAALLLLPALVRAQTHVPSAGQSLRDVETVRPSLPAATRPDIDLPRTETPQETDRDTGPHVTVHAFNLEGNTVFTAAQLKPVLADLVGRDLSFGELQQAANRITAYYRERGYVLARAYLPQQDIDSGVVRIAVTEGRYGKVELHNRTRVLDRALRQPLAVLEPGDAVRGAPLERSLMLLDEIPGVNAKGTLRAGAEPGTTDLVIDAERGPFATGSIDLDNFGDPLTGRYRATGSIDVNTPLRLGDRFSLRGLISNKNQRYYRTAYQVPVGPASTRIGIAYSDMNYRLGGEFRELGFRGDANVRSVFVTQPLVRSRRASIDVRLAYDNKHLRDDYGAFDIVSDKRVDLWSIGISGNSEDTLLGGGRSGFSVSVGNGRMSGNDPLEANRFAKTHGRFTTLNVSALRLQTLGARMQFFTQFSAQLSSRNLDASEKFSLGGPYGVRGYALGAGSGDNGWLASAELRYLATPGWQISTFIDTGHVQFNKQPWTRERNGVQLSSIGIGTTWFGTGRQVSVTAALPLGNTEKVVTVTRSPSVWLQAAQYF
- a CDS encoding GLUG motif-containing protein, translated to MNKTYALVWNPTQRCWNAVGETARRRGKSSGGKRVAAAAVSLLGLAALPAFALPTGEAITAGKADIVRTDDGRSMNINQHTDKLVTNWQDFSIGGGERVSFRQPGSQSVALNRVIGNNGSRIDGQIEANGKVFLVNPNGVMFGAGAQINVGGLVASTQNLTDADFLAGRYRFSGTSAASIVNDGTITAADGGSVALLGARVSNNGVIHAKLGRVALGAGNTFNVNFDGNGLLNLQVEGGAVDAQAHNGGLLKADGGEVLMTARAAGNLLGAVVNNTGTIEAKGLASRGGRITLDGGTVKVAGKLDASAAEAGAPAGTVVTRGERVDVAHDAQVDTRAGNAAGKWTIEAANAGVNGTDAAGRSIDADTLSRNLGTTNVELVNTQGDLTVGGPVSWTSDNALTLTARKGNVDLQKTLQATGANANLVVNAAEKIRVNDAVKLTGDNAHLELNSAKGHTLTNDKAVVTLSGKHASYRSNGEDYTVLHTVDDLRNVDANLNGRYVLGNALDGNGANFRSIGGDHSFTGVFDGLGNTVSRLKVTNPGKAVVGLFGVNAGRIANLALQSITATGSTQYGSPVSVGALAGYNFGTISNVKASDVVVTAKGYGASAGGLVGSNLSGTIDGASVSGRVDGDHETAYLGGLVGENVTLHGGAAARISNSHANVRVTAARDAATGGLVGYNAGVIADSSSAGSVVATGNAAMIGGLVGVNERGATIERSSSSAIVTAGANAVAGGLVGANDGMIDASRATGAVTVGDAGIAGGLVGKNNGDILASMADGDVKAGASSNVGGLVGANDGQIQDSRANGAVMAAASSRAGGLVGVNGAQADIRGSVAHGNVTVDGIGTLGGLVGLNEGLVETSDAHGTVTASDDSTAGGLVGVNNGSIDAARAFGNVRAGKSSKAGGLAGVNAGYINASEAAGKVAAGLASMAGGLVGVNTGIIAQSKASGAVSAGVGSQLGGLVGLNERGSILHSSASGDVDGDMLSDIGGLVGRHASGLIESSRATGSVKGTGTSNVGGLVGNNSGTVNASSSSGNVSGSGTTRLGGLIGSNYGWVNQSTTSSRVAFTDGSGNFRGALAGLNFGSLNGNTATGAATSVRLVGINFGRLKD
- a CDS encoding GLUG motif-containing protein, whose product is MNKTYALVWNQAQACWSAVGETARRRGKSSGGKRVATVVVSLLGLAALPAFALPGGEKITAGKADILRYDDGHTMVINQKTDKLITNWRDFSVDRGERVAFLQPNSNSVALNRVISNNVSNIDGPIDANGKVFIVNPNGVMFGPGAQINVGGLVASTRNISDADFLAGNYRFSGTSAAAIINQGNLTAADGGGIALLGATVINTGVVQAKLGRVALGAGNTFSVNFDGNGLLSLQVDEGAVNAQVYNHGLLKADGGEVLMTARAAGNLLGAVVNNSGTIEARGLANRGGRITLDGGTVQVAGKLDASAAQAGAPAGSVTTRGERVQVARDAQVDTRAGNAAGKWTIEAANAGVNGGDVAGRSIDADTLARNLGTTSVELANTQGDLTVGSPVSWTSDNTLTLTSKKANVDLRQALSATGAKAGLVINAADRIRVNDALKLTGSNAHLELNSANGHVLANDKAIVTLSGKHASYRSNGENYTVLHTVDDLRNVDANLNGRYVLGNAVDGNGANFRSIGGKETFTGKFDGLGNTIAKLSVSNTERGVGLFASNGGRIANLILQGITATSSGSRNGAVGALVGYNTGTIENVVAKDVDVKGRGSVTVGGLVGSNLGGTIDRATVSGQVEGDRDTTAIGGLAGENITPEGKSRTRATIRDSHADVRVATAGQGAAGGLVGVNGGLVEASSSAGRVTATGDAAMIGGLAGLNLGSGVIKSSSSSSSATVTAGRNAVAGGLVGLNAGTVTASRASGDVTLGDVGNAGGLAGVNTGKIDGASASGNVVAGNDSAVGGLVAYNTGEIRASRANGNVTAGNDSHAGGLVGFNLGTIDGATATGNVQAGNWSFAGGLVGFNWGKLANASATGSVRAGSDSLASATVGVNVGQLVAVTGTGNAQSGPKTDF
- a CDS encoding undecaprenyl-phosphate glucose phosphotransferase — its product is MRLLDSARHDPIFRKTIFRGTLLDVCLLVVAAVVARSWIGEWSPATLDYLMVAISVPLAWIVFSVAGPHVDRVGGARWRAAGMALAGPAIVVGTGFATAFALDGRYWPVPGWVVVWFALSAAGLAALRALRGMWTRWRGRAAKRHATREAVGIVGHGALYDALAKRGPDASRRVEAVFDTSGLPATSMEGVRSRRSLARFVKRVRREGVGEIWIVLPLSDADRIGELVRVFRNELVDIRFVPELTGMAPFETRPASIADMPALDLVASPLSMRARIGKALFDRVFACVALIAIAPALAAIAVAVKLSSPGPVLFRQRRMGAYGRIFSIYKFRTMHVHHAATPGEVRQATRGDPRVTRIGALLRRTSLDELPQFFNVLKGDMSVVGPRPHAVEHDNAYRDLVDGYIHRYRVKPGITGWAQVNGLRGETDRVEKMRKRVEHDLYYLNNWSFSMDLRIVAATIRYGFTHRNAY